A window of the Roseiconus lacunae genome harbors these coding sequences:
- a CDS encoding glycosyltransferase family 4 protein yields MPRPRIIAFMATASPVGGVATWLDQFAADCANHGADLIIALAKGQQAHDPDRYLEYHPGIESMIVDGRGLTRESRIRACQRVIRKTQPTLALPLGVIDANAAVIREKRRRPIYLVSRAQGNLPPMLADLQDLRDGIDHVVCVGAMTRRFLIEQSGFDKERVTHIPNGARPASEHRVPRGDHPIRLGFIGRLTPGDKRVMDIPDFCAALIRRGVNFQMTIAGSGPCEAELRSRLTPFSANVTMLGAQTSAQIDREVLPNLDVLVLFSSSETFGIVLAEAMMNGVVPVTARYLGFKSERLVVDRVHGRSFPVGDTEAAAAIIEALAVDPKQLHRLSTNAAEHARKCYTWERCLASWRELIVRVQSVAPRKPPSHLGDPPLQYNGRLDRLPLPSNVVDVFRRIRRKVGQSTRIDGQEWPLFHRHHTQDRLDEILESSRRLEVEAVCQNC; encoded by the coding sequence ATGCCTCGACCGAGAATCATCGCATTCATGGCGACCGCATCACCGGTTGGTGGCGTCGCGACATGGTTAGACCAATTTGCTGCTGATTGTGCGAATCACGGTGCCGATCTAATCATCGCACTTGCGAAAGGACAACAGGCTCATGACCCCGACCGGTACTTGGAATACCATCCGGGGATCGAGTCGATGATCGTCGACGGCCGCGGGCTGACTCGAGAATCTCGTATCCGAGCTTGCCAGCGTGTGATCCGAAAGACGCAACCGACGTTGGCCTTACCGTTGGGTGTCATAGACGCGAACGCCGCGGTGATCCGTGAAAAACGGCGTCGACCGATCTATCTTGTTAGCCGAGCCCAGGGCAATTTGCCGCCGATGTTGGCTGACCTTCAGGATTTGCGAGACGGCATCGATCACGTCGTTTGCGTCGGCGCGATGACACGTCGTTTTCTTATCGAGCAATCGGGATTTGACAAGGAAAGAGTCACGCACATTCCCAATGGAGCTCGCCCAGCTAGCGAGCACCGGGTTCCGCGTGGTGATCATCCCATTCGCTTGGGCTTCATCGGTCGTCTGACGCCTGGCGATAAGCGGGTCATGGATATTCCCGATTTCTGCGCCGCCTTGATTCGTCGTGGTGTGAACTTTCAAATGACCATTGCAGGAAGTGGACCGTGCGAAGCGGAATTGCGTTCGCGTTTGACGCCGTTTTCTGCCAATGTCACGATGCTAGGAGCACAAACGTCCGCGCAAATCGATCGTGAAGTGCTTCCCAATCTTGACGTTCTCGTGCTATTTTCGTCGTCCGAAACGTTTGGCATCGTTCTCGCCGAAGCAATGATGAACGGTGTGGTTCCGGTGACGGCGCGGTATCTTGGATTTAAAAGCGAGCGATTGGTCGTTGATCGTGTCCATGGACGGTCGTTCCCCGTCGGCGATACAGAAGCGGCGGCGGCGATCATTGAAGCATTGGCAGTCGATCCGAAGCAGCTCCACCGACTTTCGACCAATGCGGCGGAACATGCGAGAAAGTGCTACACGTGGGAACGCTGCCTCGCATCCTGGAGGGAGTTGATCGTTCGTGTGCAATCGGTCGCGCCGCGAAAACCGCCGAGCCATCTCGGAGATCCGCCATTGCAATACAACGGACGACTGGACCGCTTGCCATTGCCTTCCAACGTGGTCGATGTGTTCCGAAGAATCCGCAGGAAGGTCGGACAGTCGACGCGAATTGACGGACAAGAATGGCCGCTGTTCCATCGACACCATACTCAAGACCGTCTGGACGAGATCCTTGAATCCAGCCGACGTCTGGAAGTCGAAGCGGTATGCCAAAACTGCTAA
- a CDS encoding glycosyltransferase family protein encodes MKQTLLVAASAPGLQGVGGFLIDQMLNVDGVQPVSFAGIINEKAAAESKRDRLQSFEIFPPYNEWYTDQINSVAGLIKRYLVHRTHYDQHVRNQADLIEHYMLSQQPEQLWLILNSLAAIDVAYRITNAFRGDIITQIWDDPTHLCRQRNVDRYSRSRTHKRFRRLLDRSTRIGVIGEDAQKAYRPFSNAPAVIVRYGTGEQTPDVSDQGNDPAEFRIGLAGSMYATDAWEALQRSLDQVEWTIDGRRIVLVVAGNKITFSANSNAAATFRGWCNQTELRSLLAECDCLYLPQSFSSRSRELTELSFPTKLSDYVATGRPVFVHAPAYGSVARFCRRNQFGTVCQSLTPDDILETLRPLVQDPQKVEHQSQASVRIATEVLTYEAFASGTRQLLGIEEVD; translated from the coding sequence GTGAAACAAACTCTGTTGGTCGCTGCGTCTGCTCCGGGGCTGCAAGGCGTCGGAGGTTTTCTGATTGACCAGATGCTGAATGTCGATGGCGTTCAACCAGTCTCGTTCGCAGGGATCATCAACGAAAAGGCCGCCGCGGAATCAAAACGTGATCGTCTTCAGTCTTTTGAAATCTTCCCACCTTACAATGAATGGTACACCGATCAAATCAACTCAGTCGCAGGCCTGATCAAACGCTACTTGGTGCACCGAACGCATTACGATCAGCACGTTCGAAATCAGGCCGACCTGATCGAACACTACATGCTCTCGCAACAACCTGAACAACTCTGGTTGATTCTGAATAGCCTAGCAGCGATCGATGTCGCCTACCGAATAACAAACGCGTTTAGAGGTGATATCATCACACAGATCTGGGACGACCCGACGCACTTATGCCGGCAAAGGAACGTCGATCGTTATAGCCGCAGTCGTACACACAAACGTTTCCGGCGATTGCTAGATCGCTCCACACGCATTGGTGTGATCGGTGAAGATGCTCAAAAGGCGTATCGACCTTTCAGTAATGCACCGGCAGTGATCGTGCGTTACGGCACCGGAGAACAGACACCAGATGTCAGCGATCAAGGTAACGATCCAGCTGAATTTCGAATCGGGTTGGCAGGATCGATGTACGCGACCGATGCTTGGGAAGCCTTGCAACGCAGCCTAGATCAAGTTGAATGGACCATCGACGGTCGCCGGATCGTTCTGGTCGTCGCCGGAAATAAGATCACTTTCTCGGCCAACTCCAATGCCGCCGCCACCTTTCGTGGCTGGTGCAATCAGACCGAATTACGTTCTCTTCTTGCCGAGTGCGATTGCCTGTACCTGCCCCAATCGTTCTCGAGTCGATCGAGAGAACTTACCGAACTTTCGTTTCCAACCAAGTTGAGTGATTACGTCGCCACCGGACGTCCTGTGTTTGTGCATGCGCCAGCGTATGGTTCGGTCGCACGATTTTGTCGGCGAAATCAATTCGGAACGGTTTGCCAATCATTGACCCCCGACGACATTCTGGAAACGTTACGTCCGCTTGTCCAAGATCCTCAGAAGGTGGAACATCAATCGCAAGCAAGTGTTCGCATTGCGACGGAAGTTTTAACCTACGAAGCATTCGCATCGGGAACTCGTCAGCTACTCGGAATCGAGGAAGTCGATTGA
- a CDS encoding class I SAM-dependent methyltransferase, whose protein sequence is MILDKVYRQLSENAWNYRPNEITSWRLARKLLLRQAQTQTQIRIVDVGAFNGQFLSMLPQQWTKAAVEPCLSVRQSLAERRIEWLADFVENVPPDHFEQFDVVTLFDVFEHLPSPSETLRDAVRLLRPGGKLLLSTGNSGHWSWRLLGGQHWYLHTLQHLCFASQRSLRWIAKTQGLRIMSLIRHSHKRRCLREKVRHCVETVHWSARRHQGWKQSVAGLIQRLPSQHGLVHRDRAPMAISLKDHLLVCFEKPVV, encoded by the coding sequence ATGATACTCGATAAGGTTTATCGACAGCTTTCGGAGAATGCGTGGAATTACCGACCCAATGAGATAACTTCTTGGCGACTTGCACGGAAGTTGTTGCTGCGACAAGCACAAACTCAGACACAAATCCGAATCGTCGACGTCGGTGCTTTCAACGGCCAGTTTCTATCAATGCTGCCGCAACAATGGACAAAAGCCGCAGTCGAGCCCTGCCTGTCCGTTCGACAATCGTTAGCTGAGCGACGAATCGAATGGCTCGCCGACTTCGTCGAAAACGTTCCTCCCGATCATTTCGAGCAATTTGATGTCGTAACGCTATTCGATGTATTTGAACACTTACCCTCCCCCTCCGAAACACTTCGAGATGCGGTTCGATTGCTGCGACCGGGCGGTAAGTTACTGCTTTCGACTGGAAATTCCGGACACTGGAGTTGGCGTCTTCTCGGTGGCCAACATTGGTATCTGCATACACTTCAGCACTTGTGTTTTGCGTCACAGCGCAGCCTTCGCTGGATTGCAAAGACACAGGGCCTAAGAATCATGAGCCTTATTCGCCATAGCCACAAGCGACGCTGCCTGCGTGAGAAAGTTCGTCATTGCGTTGAAACCGTTCACTGGTCCGCACGACGTCACCAGGGCTGGAAGCAATCGGTCGCTGGTCTGATCCAGCGTCTTCCCAGCCAGCACGGGTTAGTACATCGCGATCGAGCTCCGATGGCAATCTCCCTTAAAGATCACTTGTTGGTCTGTTTCGAAAAACCGGTCGTCTAA
- a CDS encoding ABC transporter ATP-binding protein — translation MSLSINAEQLCKRYKLGLTHDGSIRELANRFFARFANPRHRKVAQLGEDQRRKRDDHFWALNDVSFQVGEGEVVGIIGKNGAGKSTLLKLLSRITSPTSGRAEIYGRVASLLEVGTGFHPELTGRENIFLNGTILGMTRAEIRHQLTEIVAFAGIEKFIDTPVKRYSSGMKVRLGFAVAAHLNPEILIIDEVLAVGDVEFQKRCLGKMRHVAESGKTVLFVSHNLTSIRNLTTRCIVLSKGRVAFDGNTNEALQVYVQENLQTNDETDSVEHASRSFPGLSRDLEFVRLQLGGLHDRDTLQVGRDFQLNTTIRANELTSHFLLGLTVYAQDNTPIGSTFTEKLTPPKIGSSQEYHFQSKFDLAPGRYHCAISITDANSEGQRIYDSVAGVLPFSVELSASDIRGWNAGWGAIRLPELQRSATANSFQMSPLAGPLPSTRHTPRPQTSVFES, via the coding sequence ATGTCCCTTTCGATCAACGCCGAACAACTCTGCAAACGCTACAAGCTTGGACTGACACATGACGGCAGTATTCGAGAACTTGCCAATCGTTTTTTCGCCCGGTTCGCAAACCCTCGCCACCGCAAGGTCGCACAACTTGGTGAGGATCAACGGCGTAAGCGCGACGATCACTTCTGGGCCCTAAATGATGTCAGCTTTCAAGTTGGTGAAGGCGAAGTCGTTGGTATTATCGGAAAAAATGGTGCCGGAAAAAGCACGCTGCTAAAGCTGCTTAGCCGGATCACCTCTCCAACCTCCGGAAGGGCAGAAATCTACGGCCGTGTGGCGAGCTTGCTCGAAGTCGGCACAGGTTTTCATCCAGAACTGACGGGGCGTGAAAACATTTTTCTTAACGGCACCATTCTGGGGATGACGCGAGCCGAAATCAGACATCAGTTGACCGAGATCGTCGCCTTCGCGGGCATCGAAAAGTTCATCGACACCCCGGTGAAACGTTATAGCAGCGGGATGAAAGTTCGACTCGGTTTCGCCGTCGCCGCACACTTGAATCCCGAAATTCTGATCATCGATGAAGTACTCGCCGTTGGCGATGTAGAGTTCCAAAAGCGATGTCTTGGCAAGATGCGACATGTCGCCGAATCTGGAAAAACGGTGCTGTTCGTCAGCCATAACTTGACTTCGATTCGCAACTTGACGACTCGATGTATCGTGCTCTCCAAAGGTCGGGTGGCCTTTGACGGAAACACCAACGAAGCGCTACAGGTTTACGTTCAAGAGAATTTACAAACCAACGATGAAACCGATTCGGTCGAGCACGCTTCCCGATCGTTTCCCGGGCTCAGTCGGGATCTCGAATTCGTACGCCTGCAACTCGGCGGACTTCATGACCGCGACACACTCCAGGTTGGTCGCGACTTTCAACTCAATACGACCATTCGTGCGAATGAATTGACTTCGCACTTCCTTCTTGGGTTGACGGTCTACGCACAAGACAACACACCGATCGGGAGCACGTTTACCGAAAAACTCACACCGCCGAAAATTGGATCCAGCCAGGAGTATCATTTCCAGTCAAAATTCGATTTGGCTCCGGGACGTTATCACTGCGCAATCTCGATCACTGATGCAAACTCAGAAGGCCAACGGATCTACGATTCCGTCGCGGGAGTCCTTCCGTTTAGCGTCGAACTATCCGCATCAGATATTCGAGGCTGGAATGCCGGGTGGGGGGCGATTCGTTTGCCGGAACTGCAACGATCCGCGACAGCAAACAGTTTCCAAATGTCGCCGCTCGCGGGCCCTTTGCCAAGCACTCGTCACACCCCACGGCCACAGACGAGTGTCTTCGAGTCGTAA